The following DNA comes from Streptomyces globosus.
GACCAGGACCCCGGCTCCTTCGGCCGGTGGGACGTCCACACGCTGTTCTGGCAGTTCAAGTGGATCGGGACGGCCATCGGCGACTCCCCCGAAATCCCCCTGGACTCCGCCCGCGGCTGGCTGGAGGAGATGGAGCGCCGCTACCGGCTCGCCGGCTACAGCGAGCGCCCCGTCCGCGAGGCCGAGATGTGGCTCGCCGACGCCACCGGAGACGACGAGCGCGCCGACCGGGCGATGCGCGCCTGGCTCGCCGCCGAGCGGGACGCCATGAGCGACTGCCACGCCTGCGAGCTCAACAGCCAGGGCCAGTACGCCGCCCTGCGCGGCGACGACGCCCGCGCCCTGGAGCTGTGGCAGCCGGTGCTCACGGGCGGCCTGACCTGCGCGGAGGAGCCGCACCGGGTGCTGGCCGCCTCCCTGCTGCCGCTGCTGCGGCTCGGCCGCCTCGACGAGGCCCGCCGCAACCACATCCGCGGCTACCGGCTGGCGCGCGGCAACGAGAGCCTCCTGCCGTCGGTCGGCCGGCACATCGAGTTCTGCGCCCTCAGCGGCAACGAGTCCCGCGGCCTGGAGATCCTGGCCGAGCACGCCGGACACCTGGGCGCCCTCGCCAACGCCGACGACCAGCTCGACTTCCACGGCGGCGTGCTCGTTCTGCTGCGCCGGCTGGAGGAACTGGGACACGGCAGCAGCCCGGCCGTCCCCTACGCGGACGGCCCCCGCACAGTCTCCGCCCTGTACGCGCACCTCCACGCGAGTGCCCTCGACATCGCCCGCCGCTTCGACGCCCGCAACCGCAGCCCCCGCACCTCGGAGCGCTTCCTGGCCCGGGTCGGCCGGCAGCCGCTCGTGGGCGTACTGCCGCTGGGCGTCCGCAGCGCGCCGCTCCCGCAGACCGAAGTCGAGCCCCCGTCCGCGGTGCCGTCCCGGCGGGCCGCCGAAGCGGCGGACGCGGCCGCACCGGCGGAGGGCTTCGCCGAGCTGGTGGAGCGGGCGCGCACGGCACGCGACCAGGGCCACCCCGCAGCGGACGCGCTCTGGGCCGAGGCCGCTGCGCGGGCCGCGGCGCTGCCCGAAAGCGCCGTGGACCCGCTGACCGCAGCCGACCTTGCCGACAGCCGCGCACTCGCCGCCGCCCGCGCGGGCGCCCCGGAGGCGGCGGACCTGCTCGCGGCGGCCCGCGACGGCTACCGGACCCTCGGACAGGCGCAGCGCGCGGCACTGGCGGAACTGCGGCTGGCCAGCGCTGCCGCGCAGGACGGGGCTGCCCCCGAGCGGATCCGCGCCCTGCTCGCGGCGGGGGCCGAGGCCGCCGAGGCGCTGGAGGCCGGCGAGCCGCTGCGCGGCCGCCGGATCGCCCTGGCGGAACTGGCCGCACTCCGGCTGGAGCCCTACCTTCGGTCCCTGGAGTCCCACGGCGGTGACGGCCCGCCGGAGGACCACGGGCACGGCGCCGAGGTTGCCGCGGAGCAGGCCGCCCGGCTCACGGCCTTCGCCGCCGCCCACCGCGGGTCGCTGCCCGACCTCGCCGCGGAGGCGGAGGAGATGCTGGGCCGCATCGCCCTGTCGCAGGGAGA
Coding sequences within:
- a CDS encoding tetratricopeptide repeat protein, with the protein product MTTMTPDEVRQALQENRSAPNGSARNAHAEALAGAAEATGDKALFREALDNLITSYLHSAESSKMLVPFARLLQEYDQDPGSFGRWDVHTLFWQFKWIGTAIGDSPEIPLDSARGWLEEMERRYRLAGYSERPVREAEMWLADATGDDERADRAMRAWLAAERDAMSDCHACELNSQGQYAALRGDDARALELWQPVLTGGLTCAEEPHRVLAASLLPLLRLGRLDEARRNHIRGYRLARGNESLLPSVGRHIEFCALSGNESRGLEILAEHAGHLGALANADDQLDFHGGVLVLLRRLEELGHGSSPAVPYADGPRTVSALYAHLHASALDIARRFDARNRSPRTSERFLARVGRQPLVGVLPLGVRSAPLPQTEVEPPSAVPSRRAAEAADAAAPAEGFAELVERARTARDQGHPAADALWAEAAARAAALPESAVDPLTAADLADSRALAAARAGAPEAADLLAAARDGYRTLGQAQRAALAELRLASAAAQDGAAPERIRALLAAGAEAAEALEAGEPLRGRRIALAELAALRLEPYLRSLESHGGDGPPEDHGHGAEVAAEQAARLTAFAAAHRGSLPDLAAEAEEMLGRIALSQGDPEGAAPLLDAAAARAAAAGRPWLAVDPLTLLAGVLMALGRPEEAEQAARTGLEHAAEVTDAEAQGAVRLTLADILLRRGDAASEAAEHALAAAHWFDQAGLVSGGGAQARFTLARAHAVQGHHVDAAEVLRSALPDLLEHGEGQAVGAREFLGDLLAELNEPQEAAEQYLLAAETAEHWEDQRPHAHLAHSAADQLARTGLPEEAAAAWERALELYRRAGGEPVSEARILRSLAWQALREEVTAPAAAHARSRMDQAADVLHAALAGAPEDPHLLAELAQTWYQLAQLADRQVVRSEELTEEYGADGEEDGSGGPRPAGLLDAQETEALRREEVDLCRRAAAVYRQLGPDHLADRLQCEQYAAWTEQELGREEAGAARIAALVEEFKALPEGLVGDLLERAEYTLAQLSQG